From uncultured Pseudodesulfovibrio sp.:
TTCACTGCTACGGCCAGTTTTTCCGGCCCCATGCTTACCCCTCCCGGCGGGTATCCACTCCCTGTTCACGACTCAAAATATGCCTTGATCGTGAAGTCTTCCGATGACGCACGGAAAGTTGTTTCCATGCTGGTCGACCACGGCGCAACCATGATCAAATTTGCCTTTGAGCCTGGCGTACTTCCAAAACCATGGCCCCAGTTCGATGCCAAGACTGTCAGCGTCCTTTGCAACACAGCCCGTCAACAAGGCCTGACGATTCGCTGTCACGTGGAAGATTTTTCTGGCTTGGAAAAGGCTTTAAACGCTGGTGTACATACGGTGGAACATGTCCCGCATCGCTGGCGTAGACGCGGCCATGTTCGCCCGATTCTCACATCGGACAACAAACTGATTGACCAATATATAACTTTGCTGGAGCGCATGAAGAAGGAGAACGTCATTCTTACCCCCACATTGGATGTGTTGTGCCGTTCTCCGTGGCAGGGGGCTTCACTTTTCGAACCAGTCCGGATTTTCCATACCATGGGAGGACGTATCGCTGTCGGCAACGATTATCCCTATAAACGAACAGAAGCAGGTATGCCTTTACGCGAAATGAATCTGCTTTCCAAAACAGGCATGTCACCGCTTGCCGTCATTCAGGCGGCAACCAATGTTTCTGCCGCAGCCTGCGGATTTACAGATCGAGGAACACTCTTTCCAGGTATGGTCGCAGACATGATTGTGGTACGCGGCAATCCTGCCCTCGGACTGGAAAAGATGGACACCCCCACACACGTCATCAAAAATGGTGAATTCGTTCGCTAAAAAGACTCAAAGTCGACGAGCGGATTCAGGAGTCAAAACGACCTTTCCAGACAAGGCTTGGTCTATACGATCCAAGGCTGCCTGTTTGCCCGAGGGCAAACGCACCTTGAGCGGAAGATAATTGGAAGCGTGATTGGCAAGAAACAGCCCACGTGTCAGAGTCAAACCAGACAACATCTCCCGAATCTCGATTAACATACCAACACCGTCCGGCAACTCGAATTCTCCACGTTCCCATCGGTCATGCAAAGGAGTACCCGGCACAAGCATCAGGCTGAGTGCGCCCACCTGATCCGGGTCCATTTCGCTCAAGGCGCGAGCTGTTTCACGGGCATGCGCGGCAGACCGCTCCACTCCGCCCAAACCATTGATAACCGTCACATTAAGTTTCAATCCGGCCTCTCTCACACGCCGCCCTTGGGCTACTATAAAAGCGGAATCTCCATTCTTATTCATGGCTTTGAGTATCTGATCATCACCAGACTCCAATCCCATATAAACGATGCCCAATCCCAAATCCCGAAGTTCCTGAAGCTCGGTATCGGACTTACGCTTGAGACTCTTCGCATTGGCATACACCCCCACTCGTGTAACCCATGGAAGATGCTTGCGAAGGAGTAACAAAATCTCTGCCAGTCGTTTATGCGGAAGAATCATGGCATCCCCATCACAAAGGAAAACCCGCCGCTGTCGTTGGCACTCACGAGCAGCGAATTTTATATCACGAAGCACAATTTCACGATCCTTGATATCGAACCGCTTATCCAGATAAGCGCCACAAAATGCACACTTCCCGTGCGAACACCCAAGGGTGACTTGCAGCAAGATGCTCCCCGCCTCACTGGGAGGGCGTATGATCATACCCTGATAATCCATAAAATCCTCCTGACAACAGTCACGATACGGAAACACCAAAAAATGGCAACTGTGACCAAGTGAAATGGTGCAAAATCACGAGGCAAGGTTTTATCATTGACCAATTTACGATGTTTTTTTACGCTTTTTAGCATTGAAAATCTTTCGGACACCGACAGGCATAGGAACGGATGTCTCAATTCACCGCCACACTCAGAAAAGACTTCAGGCACATCATGACAATCAAAAAAAAACCTGCGAGACCAACGTCATACGTTGCTTTAGACGAAACATCGCGAGCCTTGATGGACTCCTCTGTGGAATCCGCATTCGTCATGGATGTAAGCGGATACGTCTTGGCGGCCAACGGAGCCGCGGAAAAACTTTTTGAGCTGAAGCCTGGGCAGACACTCCAACAATCCAATGTCTACGAACTTCTGCCCAGAGGGGCCGCAGATTCCCGCAAGGCCAAAATCGAAGAAGCGATCCGTGAAGTCCGCTCTGTCCAGTTTGAAGAAGAAATCGACGGTCGTTCTCTGGTTCATTCCATTGTCCCGGTAGCCAATCCTTGGGGAGAAGTGGCCCGACTGGCGGTTCACACTCTTGATCTGACAAAATTACGAAGAACCGACGAAGATCTTCGACGCGAACAACAACGACAAATTTTCTTCATGGAATCACTTCCCGGCATCGTCTACCACCTCTACCCGGACCAAACCATCC
This genomic window contains:
- a CDS encoding amidohydrolase family protein yields the protein MFLTRRDFLTSLIGLGAIPAPLSFAKALPTKTFALVGRIIIGDGSLPLNDHAILIDNGLIEAIVPAKNITDRPVLNLPYSTILPGIINAHCHRIHTSTGRRKRWLMHGVTAIGDVGSPLDAMPQLANSPSGFTATASFSGPMLTPPGGYPLPVHDSKYALIVKSSDDARKVVSMLVDHGATMIKFAFEPGVLPKPWPQFDAKTVSVLCNTARQQGLTIRCHVEDFSGLEKALNAGVHTVEHVPHRWRRRGHVRPILTSDNKLIDQYITLLERMKKENVILTPTLDVLCRSPWQGASLFEPVRIFHTMGGRIAVGNDYPYKRTEAGMPLREMNLLSKTGMSPLAVIQAATNVSAAACGFTDRGTLFPGMVADMIVVRGNPALGLEKMDTPTHVIKNGEFVR
- a CDS encoding radical SAM protein, whose product is MDYQGMIIRPPSEAGSILLQVTLGCSHGKCAFCGAYLDKRFDIKDREIVLRDIKFAARECQRQRRVFLCDGDAMILPHKRLAEILLLLRKHLPWVTRVGVYANAKSLKRKSDTELQELRDLGLGIVYMGLESGDDQILKAMNKNGDSAFIVAQGRRVREAGLKLNVTVINGLGGVERSAAHARETARALSEMDPDQVGALSLMLVPGTPLHDRWERGEFELPDGVGMLIEIREMLSGLTLTRGLFLANHASNYLPLKVRLPSGKQAALDRIDQALSGKVVLTPESARRL